A stretch of Desulfobacter hydrogenophilus DNA encodes these proteins:
- a CDS encoding universal stress protein, which produces MTLNKILVAFDGSENSFNAVEYVGNIMKNYPISLILILYVERLPDKDLYRDDETWVSQCKKNEIEMTEKLSLAKQTLIKQGVSADVVTYQYFASCKSPFHDTDICTTGRSIGMDILRIREEGNYDTVVIGRRGVTKAEEFLFGSVSTKVVQSAADCTVWVVN; this is translated from the coding sequence ATGACTCTTAATAAAATTCTGGTAGCATTTGATGGATCTGAAAATTCTTTCAACGCGGTTGAATATGTAGGTAATATAATGAAGAATTACCCCATATCCCTAATTTTAATTCTTTATGTCGAAAGGCTACCGGATAAGGATCTTTACCGTGATGATGAAACTTGGGTCAGTCAGTGTAAAAAGAATGAAATTGAGATGACTGAAAAGCTGTCATTGGCAAAACAAACACTCATAAAACAAGGTGTTTCCGCTGATGTTGTAACTTATCAATATTTTGCTAGTTGCAAATCTCCATTTCATGATACGGATATATGTACTACCGGACGCAGTATCGGTATGGATATTTTAAGGATCAGGGAAGAAGGAAATTACGATACAGTTGTAATCGGTAGGCGCGGAGTGACCAAAGCTGAAGAGTTTTTGTTTGGCTCGGTTTCGACAAAGGTCGTTCAATCGGCTGCCGATTGTACTGTATGGGTTGTAAACTGA
- a CDS encoding serine/threonine protein kinase yields the protein MTSDVKKLIHKYMPDSPMSRFGKIFTDTTEFMNIDYSDVIKLGNEHFLVLKNEQERRFGLVDPKYWVKRVKHLESGRTQILKLAFYETFPMHIGPFEIKCYRSPRKEDRILKLVKGDMRFMQGYSNDDIAGNNVRVLDIIRGKRLDVVVHDIPVDHKTYFYEYFPDILEKFIGACEAINFLHRHDEKHGDVRRDHLWVESETGAYRWIDFDYAFELYENPFGLDIFGLGSILVYLVGKANFTMQTLLELGTESSILNTLNSGDYSVVIGNRVVNVKKIYNYIPNSLNNILMHLSSSSSVFYESVDEMLVDMNKSLKEIRSL from the coding sequence ATGACTAGTGACGTTAAAAAACTTATCCATAAATATATGCCTGATTCCCCAATGTCCCGTTTCGGGAAAATCTTCACTGATACGACTGAATTTATGAATATTGATTACAGTGATGTCATTAAACTTGGAAATGAACATTTTCTTGTACTCAAAAATGAGCAGGAGCGCCGGTTTGGTTTGGTTGACCCGAAATATTGGGTAAAGCGCGTTAAGCATCTTGAATCCGGTCGGACTCAAATTTTAAAATTAGCCTTTTATGAAACATTTCCAATGCATATTGGGCCGTTCGAAATCAAGTGTTATAGAAGCCCTCGTAAAGAAGATAGAATCCTGAAACTTGTTAAAGGGGATATGCGTTTCATGCAGGGATATTCTAATGATGACATAGCAGGAAATAATGTCAGGGTCTTGGATATCATTCGCGGAAAGCGGCTTGACGTTGTCGTGCACGATATCCCGGTCGATCATAAAACTTATTTTTATGAATATTTTCCTGATATACTTGAAAAGTTTATTGGTGCGTGCGAAGCAATCAATTTTTTGCACCGCCACGATGAAAAACATGGTGATGTCCGGCGTGATCACTTGTGGGTTGAAAGTGAAACCGGAGCATATCGATGGATCGACTTTGATTATGCGTTTGAACTTTACGAAAATCCCTTCGGTCTGGATATCTTCGGATTAGGAAGCATTCTTGTCTATCTTGTTGGTAAAGCAAATTTTACTATGCAGACGTTGCTGGAACTCGGAACAGAAAGTTCTATTCTCAATACACTGAATTCAGGTGATTATTCTGTAGTTATAGGCAACCGTGTCGTTAATGTGAAAAAAATATATAATTATATTCCAAACTCATTAAATAATATCTTGATGCATCTATCATCTTCAAGTTCGGTTTTCTATGAGTCGGTAGATGAAATGCTGGTTGATATGAATAAAAGTTTAAAAGAAATTCGGTCTTTATAA
- a CDS encoding PilZ domain-containing protein has translation MTIPTIFVTQELTATFACESCGQSYTKDVAKFIMHKARVRLKYKCKCGHTSSVILERRRVFRKEVTLKGVLIQNQKNYPGVVTDLSRNGIQFKTQEKALIKVDHTAEVKFTLDNPNRSEIHRPIRVRKAFSEYSFGCEFEDTEHFDDLGKYFLFYF, from the coding sequence ATGACAATACCAACGATCTTCGTGACCCAGGAACTAACGGCCACCTTTGCCTGTGAATCATGCGGACAGTCCTATACTAAGGATGTGGCCAAATTCATTATGCACAAAGCCCGGGTCCGCTTGAAATACAAGTGCAAGTGCGGGCATACTTCCAGCGTGATATTAGAAAGACGGCGGGTATTTCGCAAGGAAGTCACCCTTAAAGGAGTGCTCATCCAAAACCAAAAGAACTACCCCGGAGTGGTCACGGACCTCTCCCGCAACGGCATCCAATTTAAAACCCAAGAAAAGGCCCTTATCAAAGTGGATCACACGGCTGAGGTCAAGTTTACCCTGGACAATCCAAACCGCTCCGAGATTCATAGGCCGATAAGGGTCCGGAAAGCTTTTTCCGAATACAGCTTTGGCTGTGAATTTGAAGACACCGAGCACTTCGACGATCTGGGAAAGTATTTTTTGTTTTATTTTTGA
- a CDS encoding phosphate acyltransferase has product MSAKLRNKIIEAVAEIGKINVSMSAFERDLTVASELWLADLSEQIKQGVDASDARLIQSDLSAIIEVLTKSPPSPDINTIVGNALTLMLEMERAGQEKSPAIRRLLGPSLAQEAQREEMRFLLLNPGTVSTRIAVFQGLEQVHGFEIHVLPDEEDSIDRRIKAVAAHLERAGIALASFDGIACQGGFLKPIPSGTYRVGPEMVRDLVEAPLRSHASNMGIPMGMELAQMAGSQKDLLLTTTDPFVCDELDLVDRVTGFVRIKRNGAGAHYLSHKAAWRIVASLMNQTPEHVNAVTAHLGGGTSLAAHRQGQVTMLIDAYSGLPSTSRSGAIDIDRVIKAIKSKDISIRDLEQVLNSRGGLISLVGTNDFYAMIGFLRQGATPVQRKKIDLVQNFLARKIAGGMLKLTADGADVRVMAITGGLAANPDMMNRVKQNIAGRYPVVILPGYFEHEALAAGQIRGYYAPETLKDYETERDALAKKRHDEDVLIDTPVFKREIRFKKKGAPLTTLDDIIDAAYLTVEENYAPTIAIVGADNEEAIQAAKRANEEGRFRISKFVLLGDFQEISQMAYEYDLVIDNDNYTIIDTETPVEDAVSLLDQGKVDILMKGRIHTEDLLRGVFKYLKSSGQLQKGQVMSHTAIVDIPTRNKLLAFSDGALNTYPDEQKRMAILENALKVVHNLNIKVPKVAVISAVENVNRSVDSSMEAERIAAHFADRDDCIVEGPLSLDVAMDFAIAEEKHYTGRIRGNADVLILPDIDSGNILWKTLTTQSGAALAGVILCGDMPLILTSRGDSIRSKLASLSLAIKFYFDLKNETKVPSL; this is encoded by the coding sequence GTGAGCGCGAAACTTCGTAATAAAATAATTGAAGCCGTGGCTGAAATCGGAAAAATAAATGTTTCCATGTCTGCCTTCGAAAGGGATCTGACAGTGGCAAGTGAATTATGGCTGGCCGATCTTTCAGAACAGATAAAACAAGGCGTGGATGCGTCAGATGCCAGACTAATACAAAGCGATCTTTCAGCAATCATCGAGGTCCTGACTAAATCGCCTCCTTCCCCCGATATCAATACCATTGTGGGCAATGCCCTGACCCTGATGCTGGAAATGGAACGTGCGGGCCAGGAAAAATCCCCGGCGATACGACGGCTTCTCGGTCCATCCCTGGCCCAGGAAGCGCAACGGGAAGAGATGCGATTTCTTTTACTGAATCCGGGCACTGTCTCCACCCGAATTGCTGTATTCCAGGGGCTGGAACAGGTGCATGGTTTTGAAATACATGTTCTTCCCGATGAGGAAGACAGCATAGACCGCAGAATAAAGGCTGTGGCAGCCCATCTGGAACGCGCAGGGATTGCGCTTGCATCCTTTGACGGCATCGCCTGCCAGGGAGGATTTCTCAAGCCCATTCCATCTGGAACCTACCGGGTGGGCCCTGAAATGGTCAGGGACCTTGTGGAAGCACCGTTACGGTCCCATGCCAGCAATATGGGCATTCCCATGGGCATGGAACTGGCCCAGATGGCAGGCAGTCAAAAGGATCTGCTTTTGACCACCACAGATCCCTTTGTCTGTGACGAATTAGATCTGGTGGACCGGGTTACAGGATTTGTAAGAATCAAGCGCAACGGGGCCGGGGCACATTATTTAAGTCACAAAGCTGCATGGCGAATCGTGGCATCTTTGATGAATCAGACACCGGAACATGTGAACGCCGTCACTGCCCATTTGGGCGGGGGCACCTCCCTTGCCGCGCACAGACAGGGACAGGTCACCATGCTCATAGATGCCTATTCCGGCCTGCCGTCAACAAGCAGAAGTGGCGCCATAGATATCGACCGGGTCATCAAAGCCATAAAATCCAAGGATATCTCCATCCGGGACCTTGAACAGGTTCTGAACAGCCGTGGCGGACTTATCTCCCTTGTGGGCACCAATGATTTCTATGCTATGATCGGGTTCCTGCGCCAGGGCGCTACCCCTGTACAGCGCAAAAAAATAGACCTGGTTCAAAACTTTCTGGCAAGAAAGATTGCCGGGGGCATGCTCAAGCTTACTGCGGACGGGGCAGATGTCAGGGTAATGGCAATCACCGGCGGACTTGCCGCCAATCCGGACATGATGAACCGGGTCAAGCAGAATATCGCAGGGCGTTACCCCGTGGTGATCCTGCCCGGTTACTTTGAACATGAAGCATTGGCTGCCGGACAGATCCGGGGATATTATGCCCCTGAAACACTTAAGGACTACGAAACTGAACGGGATGCCCTGGCAAAGAAAAGGCATGATGAAGATGTATTGATTGACACCCCCGTATTCAAACGCGAAATCAGGTTCAAGAAAAAAGGCGCCCCTTTGACCACCTTGGACGATATCATTGATGCGGCATACCTGACGGTCGAAGAAAATTATGCGCCGACCATCGCCATTGTGGGCGCGGACAACGAAGAGGCAATCCAAGCGGCCAAAAGAGCCAACGAAGAAGGCCGGTTCCGCATCTCCAAATTTGTGCTCCTTGGTGATTTCCAGGAAATCAGCCAAATGGCCTATGAATACGACCTTGTCATTGACAATGACAACTACACCATCATTGATACGGAAACACCCGTAGAAGATGCTGTCAGCCTTTTGGACCAAGGCAAGGTTGATATCCTTATGAAAGGGCGTATCCATACGGAAGATCTTCTCAGAGGAGTTTTTAAATACCTGAAATCCAGTGGGCAACTTCAAAAAGGCCAGGTCATGAGCCACACCGCCATTGTGGATATCCCCACCCGAAATAAATTGCTGGCATTTTCAGACGGTGCGTTAAACACGTACCCTGACGAACAAAAACGTATGGCGATCCTTGAAAATGCATTAAAAGTGGTGCACAATCTGAATATCAAGGTACCCAAGGTGGCCGTAATCTCTGCCGTTGAAAACGTAAACCGCAGCGTGGACAGCTCCATGGAAGCAGAACGTATTGCTGCCCATTTTGCAGACAGGGACGACTGCATTGTGGAAGGTCCCTTATCTTTGGATGTGGCCATGGATTTTGCTATTGCCGAAGAAAAGCATTACACAGGCCGAATCCGGGGCAATGCCGATGTGCTGATCCTGCCGGATATTGATTCGGGCAATATTTTATGGAAAACCCTGACGACCCAGTCTGGGGCAGCACTTGCCGGAGTTATTCTATGTGGTGATATGCCCCTGATCCTGACGTCAAGGGGGGATTCAATACGATCAAAACTGGCGTCACTCTCCCTTGCAATAAAATTTTACTTTGATCTTAAAAATGAAACCAAGGTGCCTTCTTTATAA
- a CDS encoding AMP-binding protein, whose protein sequence is MESTDLDQKLPTRIDAFRQLHRHTLDHREQFWATQAKRLHWQTAFSCVLKEDFSKPLVSWFCDGQINAAQNALHRIIEKGKGETPALVFYQKSGHAGTLTFNELKDKVLMLAAAFHRTGLVPGDCIALNLPNCPEFIISALAAAYLGITYLPIGCHLPPSIVADDVIASGAKLVIMANSNAYEEKKDHALKVRALLDDLTILISDEKFEGVQTIEEYMTQADPSGLEPACPRADHPLFAIYENRLADKHVGSVFPTGGFLVQAHASFDDIFNKALVQDKPKMIVNTLDMCKAPTQAYGLWGPLTNGTGIILINEDIRVNTIEKILNEQPNPALLCRPNLISELRGQLGQEQLNTAKRFPVIACCGNALPPRLVKYADGILVNGPERMVNLWVQNKSGTALLNSYPTPELNRPGALGFGALGVEPLIMSDFGEPCKTNISGNLIFARSWPAMPTATKGTTEHFKKTYLSKFPGCFFTYDGVRSDKDGFFWFMGRLDDSIKVKGQSLGASLIEGVLSSHPLVDEAAIISGQGNSGEEIVVFMVPHKTIQDEQKCINQIKDYITDKIGRFAVPEKIIITDKLPKTPTGKLFRSVLRRVAAGEATLD, encoded by the coding sequence ATGGAAAGCACCGACCTTGACCAAAAATTACCCACACGTATTGACGCATTCCGCCAGCTGCACAGGCACACGCTTGACCATCGTGAACAATTCTGGGCGACCCAGGCAAAACGGCTGCATTGGCAGACTGCTTTTTCCTGTGTGCTCAAGGAAGATTTTTCCAAGCCCCTGGTATCCTGGTTCTGTGACGGACAGATCAATGCCGCGCAAAACGCACTCCACAGAATAATTGAAAAAGGGAAGGGAGAGACACCAGCCCTGGTCTTTTATCAAAAATCCGGCCATGCCGGCACCCTGACATTTAATGAGCTTAAAGACAAAGTGCTCATGCTTGCTGCGGCTTTCCACCGGACCGGTCTTGTCCCGGGGGATTGCATCGCCTTAAATCTGCCCAACTGCCCTGAATTTATCATCAGCGCCCTGGCAGCCGCTTATCTTGGGATCACCTACCTGCCCATAGGTTGCCATCTGCCCCCTTCCATTGTGGCTGATGATGTCATTGCATCAGGGGCAAAACTTGTAATCATGGCAAACAGCAACGCTTACGAAGAAAAAAAGGACCATGCCCTAAAAGTCCGCGCCCTGCTTGACGACCTAACCATTCTTATTTCAGATGAAAAGTTTGAAGGGGTGCAAACAATTGAAGAATACATGACCCAGGCAGATCCTTCCGGACTTGAGCCGGCCTGTCCCCGGGCGGATCACCCCCTGTTTGCTATTTATGAAAATCGCCTGGCTGATAAACATGTGGGGTCTGTTTTTCCAACCGGCGGATTTCTGGTCCAGGCCCACGCCTCCTTTGACGATATTTTCAACAAAGCCCTTGTTCAGGACAAACCCAAGATGATTGTCAACACCCTGGATATGTGCAAAGCACCGACCCAAGCATACGGCCTGTGGGGACCTTTGACCAATGGCACAGGTATTATCCTCATTAATGAAGATATCCGGGTGAATACCATTGAAAAAATTCTCAATGAACAGCCAAATCCGGCGCTGTTGTGCCGGCCCAATTTGATTTCAGAACTTAGGGGACAACTGGGGCAGGAGCAGCTAAACACGGCCAAACGGTTTCCCGTTATTGCCTGCTGTGGGAATGCTCTTCCGCCCCGACTGGTTAAATATGCAGACGGCATACTGGTAAACGGTCCGGAACGGATGGTAAATCTGTGGGTGCAGAACAAAAGTGGTACCGCACTGCTTAATTCATATCCGACCCCGGAACTGAACCGTCCCGGTGCCCTCGGATTTGGCGCTTTAGGGGTGGAGCCCCTGATCATGAGCGATTTTGGTGAACCCTGTAAAACAAACATCAGTGGAAACCTGATTTTTGCCCGGTCATGGCCGGCCATGCCAACGGCCACGAAGGGCACAACCGAACATTTTAAAAAGACCTATTTATCAAAATTTCCTGGCTGTTTTTTTACTTACGACGGGGTAAGGTCCGACAAAGACGGTTTTTTCTGGTTCATGGGACGTCTTGATGACAGCATTAAAGTCAAAGGGCAAAGCTTGGGCGCATCCTTGATCGAGGGCGTGCTTTCCTCCCATCCCCTGGTTGACGAGGCTGCTATTATCAGCGGCCAGGGCAATTCCGGAGAGGAAATTGTGGTATTCATGGTACCCCATAAAACAATCCAGGATGAACAAAAATGTATTAACCAGATAAAAGATTATATTACTGATAAAATCGGACGGTTTGCCGTACCGGAAAAAATTATAATCACGGATAAGCTGCCAAAGACCCCCACAGGAAAACTATTCAGGTCTGTTTTGCGCCGCGTTGCCGCCGGAGAAGCCACCCTGGACTGA